From a single Acidobacteriota bacterium genomic region:
- a CDS encoding response regulator: MGSEKILIVDDEKIIRMTLKERLQKEGYQVLEAEKGEQALSFLGEEGIDLILLDYRLPDLNGIEILKRVILSYPDTMTIMMTAYSSISNAVEAIKLGAHDYINKPFSHDDLI, encoded by the coding sequence GTGGGTAGCGAGAAAATCCTTATCGTAGATGACGAAAAGATCATACGGATGACACTGAAGGAACGCCTTCAGAAGGAGGGGTATCAGGTCCTCGAAGCCGAGAAAGGGGAACAGGCTCTATCGTTTCTCGGCGAAGAGGGAATTGACCTTATCCTCCTTGACTACAGACTCCCTGATCTGAATGGCATCGAGATCCTCAAGCGTGTCATATTAAGTTATCCCGACACGATGACCATCATGATGACTGCCTATAGCAGCATCAGCAACGCCGTGGAAGCTATCAAGCTCGGTGCCCACGATTACATCAACAAGCCGTTCAGCCACGACGATCTCATTAT